Part of the Tamandua tetradactyla isolate mTamTet1 chromosome 11, mTamTet1.pri, whole genome shotgun sequence genome, TCGTGGGGCGGGACCGCGTACGGACCGGCGGGCGCCTACGCCAATCGCGGTTGCGCCCTGAGCTGTCCTACTTAGCTGACCAATCAGAGGCGGCGGCGCCGACCTGGGCGCGGGCTCTAGGAACTGCGGCCCCGCCCCTTTCGGGGGCTCACCGAGTTGGCGGGAGGGATTGGGCCTGCACCCAGGCAGAGAAGGGGTCGTAGTCTGGGGTCTGCAGGCTCCCCTGAAGGGCAGCCAGGTCCCTCCCATCGCTTTCTGGGGTCTCCTCAGCCAGCCCCTTTCTCGGAACTGCCCTATTTCCTCCGTTTTcgggtagggaaactgaggctcataaaAGACAGGTCCTTGCACAAGGTCACAAGGCaaaggggcggggtgggggtgggggcagaggtgggCCTTGACCCCGAGGCTGGATGAGGCCACGTCCCAGTAATTTGTATTTGCTCAAACTTTGAACCGTAAGTAAGTAGGGAATTGGGAGTTTCCCACACCAGCCTGCTCAACCGATGGCTGCTGATGCAGTGGAGGGGGCACCGGAGGGGGCAGCTCCGTGTTCCAGGCTGAGGCCCTTAGATAGCCACGGGTTCAAATCCAGCCCCTGCCCCTTGCTGGAAATGTGGTTTGGGGCCATCCACTTCACTGCCCCGAGCCCCCATTTATTTCTTGGTGAAGTTAATCCCTCAAGAGTTCTCTGTGAAGGTCAAGCAGTCAGCACTGGACCTTACATTCAtcaaaaaaaatcattgcaatGGCTGTCTGCTAAATGACGGCGCCGCGGTAGGGGCTCCAGAGGCCCGAGAGTTAATGGCTTCCTCGCCAGGAGCCCACTCCCTGCCCCTGGAATTTGCTGCCTGAGCTGGGTCAGGTCTTGCCTTCCCACTCAGGGCGCTCCTGGGAGACTGCACggttattcattcagcaaacgcTCCCCACAGCTCTCTGGGCCCACCCCCGGCTGGGAGAGGCTGGGGCGTCCACCGGGAGGGACTCGGCCGCAGGTCAGGCTCTCACCGCCCTTCCCGGCCCCACCTGGGGCAAACACTCCCAGCCATGTAGGATCTCGGTTTGGCCAGAAGGAGAGACGAGGGTGAGGGGAAAAGGCAGAGGAGGGCACATGGGGAGGGTTTAAGAGGATGAGCAAGGGGACATCAGGCAGAGAGGAGGGTGTGGCTGCAACCCAGAGGTGTGTGTGTAGAGTGCCTCACGTGCCTGCCCCAGTTGCTGGACATTTTCCCCTGGGGCAAGAGGGAGCCACGGAGGGTGAGTGACAGGGGAGGGGCTCAGATCTGAGTATCAGAGCCAGAAGGAGGGCAAGACCGGCAAAGATAAACGTGCGGCCCGTGCACCTTACCACCGAGATGCTGATGCCCTGGGGAGAGGCAGGGACCACGCCAAGGACACCCAGCCAGCTAGATCTCGGGCCTCCTGGGCTCCCCGCCAAGGGGCGGAGACTTGGCAGGGGACAGAGAGAAGCTGCCAGCCAGCTGAGTGCCATCTGCCCGGCTCCCGCTGGGGGTGGGCGGTGATCAGACCAGCCGTTTCCTGCGGCTACCACCAGCTGCGCCACGGCCACCACGGGGCACCCTCTGGAGGGCGACAGAAGGAACTACAACTCCCAGCATACCCCACCTCGGGCATAATGCGCATGCTCAGAAGGCGCCGCTCTCGCGCCACCTTTCGTTTACCCGAAGAACTACGTTTCCCTGCAGGCACGGACGCCGGCTCCTTTGATGCGCAGGCGTGGAACTACAAGTCCCGGAGGCCTCCGCGGCAAGGCCTCCGCCGGAGGaggaactacatttcccagaagaCTTCGTTCTGCGGCTGCGGCACCGCCGTCGGCAGCGACGGCGTTGTCCCGGCGAGACATGGCTTCCTTGGCGGGTACTCTGGGTCGCCTGTGGGGCCGCGGCGGTAGGTCGGCGGCGCTGCTGGGGGGCAGGTGAGTACCCAGGGGAACCGTTCCCCAGATTTAGGAGTGAGGCGGTGTCGGGCTGGCGTGGGCTGTCCCCCACCGTGACGCCGCCGGGGCAGGAAATtgggggctcagagaggttgtgtGCCGCGCCCGAAGTCACACAGCAGCCCTGCTGACGTTTTTCTCTGTCAATCTGCCCCAGCACGTGGTTCCAGCCTCGGGCCTGGCTGGGGCTCCCGGACGCCTGGGGCTTCCCGTCTCTGCAGCAGGCCCGGGGCAAGGCGCGTGGGAACGAGTACCAGCCGAGCAACATCAAACGCAAGCACAAGCACGGCTGGGTCCGGCGTCTGAG contains:
- the MRPL34 gene encoding large ribosomal subunit protein bL34m, translated to MRRRGTTSPGGLRGKASAGGGTTFPRRLRSAAAAPPSAATALSRRDMASLAGTLGRLWGRGGRSAALLGGSTWFQPRAWLGLPDAWGFPSLQQARGKARGNEYQPSNIKRKHKHGWVRRLSTPAGVQVILRRMHKGRKSLSH